A DNA window from Paramormyrops kingsleyae isolate MSU_618 chromosome 10, PKINGS_0.4, whole genome shotgun sequence contains the following coding sequences:
- the sh2d1ab gene encoding SH2 domain-containing protein 1A isoform X1: MEALSFYHGTINKEMGEKILCATKEDGSYLIRKSESMSGAYCLCILFKGLVYTYRVYQTNDRLWVAELFAVKKMLASGLKTRPGNAVSQANSGSSFCITSVYKVLMGQTE, encoded by the exons ATGGAGGCTCTGTCTTTCTACCATGGCACCATCAACAAGGAGATGGGAGAGAAGATCCTCTGTGCGACGAAGGAAGATGGCAGCTATTTGATACGTAAGAGTGAGTCCATGAGTGGGGCTTACTGCCTATGTATTTT GTTCAAAGGTTTAGTCTACACCTACAGAGTATATCAGACCAACGACAGGCTGTGGGTTGCAGAG CTATTTGCTGTGAAGAAGATGCTTGCCTCTGGACTGAAGACTAGACCGGGAAATGCAGTCAGTCAAGCGAATTCAGGGTCGTCGTTCTGCATCACATCAGTCTACAAAGTTCTCATGGGCCAGACGGAGTGA
- the sh2d1ab gene encoding SH2 domain-containing protein 1A isoform X2: MEALSFYHGTINKEMGEKILCATKEDGSYLIRKSESMSGAYCLCILFKGLVYTYRVYQTNDRLWVAETAPGVQERVFRNVKNLIAHFREPDKGIIIPLLYPVPAK, from the exons ATGGAGGCTCTGTCTTTCTACCATGGCACCATCAACAAGGAGATGGGAGAGAAGATCCTCTGTGCGACGAAGGAAGATGGCAGCTATTTGATACGTAAGAGTGAGTCCATGAGTGGGGCTTACTGCCTATGTATTTT GTTCAAAGGTTTAGTCTACACCTACAGAGTATATCAGACCAACGACAGGCTGTGGGTTGCAGAG ACAGCTCCGGGTGTCCAAGAACGAGTCTTTCGGAACGTCAAGAACCTGATAGCACATTTCCGCGAGCCGGACAAAGGCATCATCATACCTCTACTTTATCCAGTCCCAGCCAAATAA
- the agtr2 gene encoding type-2 angiotensin II receptor isoform X2 produces the protein MMATVPPTGFLTINLTSVDNVTNASCDTILPPQHQNKLIPVIYSIIFILGSMGNGLVVFVLCQKGSRKTVANTYMLSLALSDLLCVLSLPFWAVYYFFDYDWIFGMFMCKLCGTLVTLNLYASIFFITCMSVDRYLAIVHPFRSQCCRSPCRARAVSCLVWTVACLTAVPAMMFRKIYYLDEVGVTACVIIYPNVTWFPRMALMKNILGFVLPFTVIASCYCSIGHHLLAGKGLTKSSDNLDRVLRMVVAVVLAFFVCWFPFHVLTFLEALADLDVLRVCSIRQLSDLYQARMSSLSQKRGSISTRLSSFSRKLSDLKDLGPLEIVEQHSAL, from the exons ATGATGGCTACTGTTCCTCCTACTGGCTTCTTGACTATCAATTTGACTTCagtggacaatgtgaccaatgccTCCTGTGACACCATTTTGCCCCCCCAGCATCAGAATAAGCTAATCCCCGTTATCTACAGCATCATTTTCATACTGGGATCCATGGGAAATGGCCTGGTAGTATTCGTGCTGTGTCAGAAAGGGAGCCGCAAGACGGTGGCTAACACTTATATGCTCAGCCTGGCGTTGTCCGACCTGCTCTGCGTCCTCAGCCTCCCTTTCTGGGCTGTCTACTACTTCTTTGATTATGACTGGATCTTTGGCATGTTTATGTGCAAGCTTTGCGGGACCCTCGTGACACTCAACCTGTATGCCAGTATCTTCTTCATCACATGTATGAGTGTGGACCGCTACCTTGCCATTGTCCACCCCTTCCGGTCCCAGTGCTGCCGTAGCCCGTGTCGGGCGAGAGCCGTCAGCTGCCTGGTGTGGACTGTGGCCTGCCTGACTGCTGTGCCCGCCATGATGTTTAGGAAGATCTACTACTTGGATGAGGTGGGCGTCACGGCTTGTGTGATCATATACCCCAATGTAACATGGTTCCCCAGGATGGCGCTGATGAAGAACATCCTGGGCTTCGTGCTACCTTTCACTGTCATCGCCAGCTGCTACTGCAGCATCGGCCATCACCTGCTGGCAGGCAAAGGCCTGACTAAGAGCTCCGACAACCTGGACCGCGTCCTCAGGATGGTGGTGGCAGTGGTTCTGGCTTTCTTCGTCTGCTGGTTCCCCTTCCACGTGCTCACCTTCCTGGAAGCTCTGGCTGACCTCGATGTGCTGAGAGTCTGCAGCATACGGCAG CTCAGCGATCTGTACCAGGCTCGGATGtccagcctatcccagaagagAGGGTCCATTAGCACCAggctcagctccttctccaGGAAATTGAGTGACCTTAAAGACCTTGGTCCTCTAGAAATTGTGGAGCAGCACAGTGCCCTCTAG
- the agtr2 gene encoding type-2 angiotensin II receptor isoform X1, which yields MMATVPPTGFLTINLTSVDNVTNASCDTILPPQHQNKLIPVIYSIIFILGSMGNGLVVFVLCQKGSRKTVANTYMLSLALSDLLCVLSLPFWAVYYFFDYDWIFGMFMCKLCGTLVTLNLYASIFFITCMSVDRYLAIVHPFRSQCCRSPCRARAVSCLVWTVACLTAVPAMMFRKIYYLDEVGVTACVIIYPNVTWFPRMALMKNILGFVLPFTVIASCYCSIGHHLLAGKGLTKSSDNLDRVLRMVVAVVLAFFVCWFPFHVLTFLEALADLDVLRVCSIRQVVSILLPFALCIGLSNSAINPFLYCFVGIHFRQQLSDLYQARMSSLSQKRGSISTRLSSFSRKLSDLKDLGPLEIVEQHSAL from the coding sequence ATGATGGCTACTGTTCCTCCTACTGGCTTCTTGACTATCAATTTGACTTCagtggacaatgtgaccaatgccTCCTGTGACACCATTTTGCCCCCCCAGCATCAGAATAAGCTAATCCCCGTTATCTACAGCATCATTTTCATACTGGGATCCATGGGAAATGGCCTGGTAGTATTCGTGCTGTGTCAGAAAGGGAGCCGCAAGACGGTGGCTAACACTTATATGCTCAGCCTGGCGTTGTCCGACCTGCTCTGCGTCCTCAGCCTCCCTTTCTGGGCTGTCTACTACTTCTTTGATTATGACTGGATCTTTGGCATGTTTATGTGCAAGCTTTGCGGGACCCTCGTGACACTCAACCTGTATGCCAGTATCTTCTTCATCACATGTATGAGTGTGGACCGCTACCTTGCCATTGTCCACCCCTTCCGGTCCCAGTGCTGCCGTAGCCCGTGTCGGGCGAGAGCCGTCAGCTGCCTGGTGTGGACTGTGGCCTGCCTGACTGCTGTGCCCGCCATGATGTTTAGGAAGATCTACTACTTGGATGAGGTGGGCGTCACGGCTTGTGTGATCATATACCCCAATGTAACATGGTTCCCCAGGATGGCGCTGATGAAGAACATCCTGGGCTTCGTGCTACCTTTCACTGTCATCGCCAGCTGCTACTGCAGCATCGGCCATCACCTGCTGGCAGGCAAAGGCCTGACTAAGAGCTCCGACAACCTGGACCGCGTCCTCAGGATGGTGGTGGCAGTGGTTCTGGCTTTCTTCGTCTGCTGGTTCCCCTTCCACGTGCTCACCTTCCTGGAAGCTCTGGCTGACCTCGATGTGCTGAGAGTCTGCAGCATACGGCAGGTAGTCAGCATCCTTCTTCCCTTTGCCCTGTGCATCGGTTTGTCCAACAGTGCCATTAACCCCTTCCTCTACTGCTTTGTGGGGATCCATTTCCGGCAACAGCTCAGCGATCTGTACCAGGCTCGGATGtccagcctatcccagaagagAGGGTCCATTAGCACCAggctcagctccttctccaGGAAATTGAGTGACCTTAAAGACCTTGGTCCTCTAGAAATTGTGGAGCAGCACAGTGCCCTCTAG
- the apool gene encoding MICOS complex subunit MIC27, protein MAAKVLKLSAIPAALGLASFRIYELNKEKTEGHVNSRELSIYTPRSQPYHFVEDQPGSVEKGLHTVRVGLQPFAQAVKDTCISFKIGAVNLYYAGEDIYHYLKDPPPGFLPRVSLITVSGLAGLVLARKGSRAKRIAMSLGLATLGTAVCYPGQTVKVLKITGRKTYAGTQWAVSTAASLWKASPAKTQLVGVQPVSEAPSTELTPETPPPQETHSLPTPLEESVPQLTPEPNWDRPPHPAEDSPPVEGLASVPPTPQKLDLPEAAGLALNSDAPADSSKTPQFSIDPKLMDHGQSSPEDADLYSTRS, encoded by the exons ATGGCTGCCAAG gttttgaAGCTGTCGGCAATCCCAGCTGCACTTGGATTAGCGTCTTTTCGGATTTACGAgttaaataaagaaaagacAGAAGGACATGTCAATTCTCGGGAG CTGTCCATCTACACACCAAGGTCCCAACCGTACCACTTTGTGGAGGATCAGCCTGGAAGCGTGGAGAAAGGGCTACATACCGTAAGGGTTGGACTGCAGCCCTTTGCACAGGCTGTgaag GATAcctgcatttcattcaaaataGGAGCTGTTAACCTGTACTATGCAGGAGAAG ATATTTACCACTACCTTAAAGACCCTCCTCCTGGATTTTTGCCCCGAGTGAGTTTAATTACAGTTTCTGGACTAGCTGGATTGGTCCTGGCAAGAAAAG GGTCACGCGCGAAGAGGATCGCCATGTCACTGGGCTTGGCCACTTTGGGTACAGCCGTGTGCTACCCGGGCCAGACAGTCAAGGTTCTGAAG ATCACTGGGAGGAAGACGTACGCAGGCACGCAGTGGGCGGTGTCCACGGCCGCCTCGCTCTGGAAGGCCAGTCCAGCCAAAACTCAGCTCGTCGGGGTTCAG CCGGTGTCCGAGGCACCCTCTACAGAGCTCACACCTGAGACCCCGCCTCCCCAGGAGACTCACTctctccccacccccctggAGGAGTCTGTCCCCCAGCTGACCCCTGAGCCCAATTGGGACCGGCCTCCACACCCTGCAGAGGACAGCCCCCCTGTGGAGGGTCTGGCTTCTGTACCTCCCACTCCTCAGAAGTTAGATTTACCAGAAGCAGCAGGACTGGCACTGAATTCTGATGCCCCCGCAG ATTCTTCAAAGACGCCTCAGTTCAGCATTGACCCCAAGCTGATGGACCATGGTCAGTCCAGCCCTGAGGATGCCGACCTCTACAGCACCCGTAGCTGA